The stretch of DNA CGTCGGCGCTGACCATGCCCCGTTTGATGATGATGTCGCCAAGCTTGTCGCCGGTTCTTCGCTGCTCGGCCATAGCGTCTTCAAGCTGGTTTTTCGAGATCAACTGGTAATCGAGTAGCATCTCGCCAATGCGCTTGCCCATCTGTCCTCCCTGACCTGCGGTCTTTACGGTCAAATCTCCCGTATTGTTAACCGAATTTGTAAAAAACACAATATTTGGCTGTTAAAGGCTATTGCGATGCGCGACGCCAAAACACGCCTTTCAAATTCATTTGGCATCCCACCCTCCCGGAAGTATATTCAAAGGGTTTTGAAAGTGCGCCCTGGATTTTGGGGCGATTTTATTCGGAGTTGCGGGAATGGGTACGCAAAATCTAAGGATTATCGAGCAGTTGGCCGCGATGGAGTTTGCCGTCGGCAGGCTTTACAGGACGTACGCGGAGAAGTTTCCCGAAGAGCGCTCCCTCTGGGAGGGGCTGGCCGAGGAGGAGGAGCAGCACCATCAGTGGGCGAATACCCTCCTCGAATCGGCAAAGGTCGGGAAGGTAAAGGTCAGGGAGGACGCAGGCGTCAGCGCGCAGATGATCGCTCAGGCGATAAGGGAGGTCGAAGGCCACACGTCGGAGGCCAAAGCCGGCTCCGTATCCCTTCGCGGCGCCCTGATGATCGCCTACTCGCTGGAAACTTCGCTGATCGACGGCAAGGCGTTTTCCCTGCTGGAAAGCCCTTCTTTCGGCAAGAACCTTTCGGTCTGCGAGGAACTGGCGAGCGCCACCTCAACCCACGCCCTGCGGCTAAAGATGCGCATCGAGGACGAATTCGGCTCCCTGGAATCCGCGCCGCCGTTTTATGACGTTCTGGCTCAGGACAAAAAGCCGAAGGAAGAGTACGTTGTCGCCTTCTGCGGCCTTCTTTGCTCCCTTTGCCGCAAGTACAAGGATAAGAAATGCCCCGGCTGCGCCGAAAACGAAAAGGCGAGTTGGTGCAAGGTGCGCCTGTGCTGCCTCGGCAACGGCTACAAGACCTGCGCCGAGTGCGAAAAATTCGCCGATCCCAGGGAGTGCCGGGATTTTGACAACTTCATCGCCCGCGCCTTCGGGATGCTCTTTAATTCCGACCGCGCCGAGTGCATAAGGCAGATAAAGAGGATAGGGCTGAAGGAGCACGCGAAGAAGTTGACCGAATCGGGGAATATGACGATTCCGCGCCGTTAGCGGACGCCTCATTCCTCTTGTCCGGCTTCCTCTTTCGTCCTCCCCGTGGCCCGTAGGTGACGCAGGGAGCTTAAGGCGGAAAGGGCGGCGGGGGGGTCTTAGCGAGCGTAGCGAACGGGTGCCCCCTCACGCCCCCGCCGCAGCGACCGGTCGCTCGAAGAGCGAGCGGCTCCTTCCGGGCCGAGTTTTGCCCCACTTTTTCGACAAAAAGTGGGGCGCGGGTGCGGGGTGCGCCAAGCCCCGCAAATTGTAAAAGTGCGAAGCACACAAAAGTCACTGGTTTCCCGCCTTCGCGGGAATGACGGGGTTAAGGGTCGAGCCCCGCCCTACACACTTTTGTAAATCTTGTAATGATGAATCGAAGGGTATATATTTCACCAACGATGAAAACTTATTCCCGCTTTTATTTTTCCGGCTGGTTCTTTTTTGGGGGCTTCTTTACGAAGTCTGCCCGGCCGGCGGAGGTTTGAGCGGGAAAAACCGATAACAAACCACAAAACAACGGCCACGGGCGGACGCGAAAGCAAAAGCCGGTGGCCGTTTTTTATTTTGCCGGTTTTGTTTGCGCGCCCCCCAAAAAAGGAGAAAAGATGATAGTAATACTCAAAAACCAGCTCAAAAAGGGGTCGCCGGAATTAAAGCAGCTTGAAGGGGTCGCCGCCCGCTACCCCGGACTCACCCTCAGCACCCACAACGTCAAGGGCGCGATAGAGACCATAAGCGAGGTCTACGTCTTCGGGCCGACCTTGCAGGTGCCCACCGCTCCCTTCGAGGAACTTCCCTTCGTCCAGAAGGTGGTGAGGGTGAGCTCGAAGTACAGGATTATCGGGAGCCACGAGGGGCAGGTGGACGCGGTGGGATTCGAGTACAAGGGCCTTAAGTTCCATCAGGATTCCTTCCACGTTTTCGCGGGCCTTTGCGCCGTCGATACCCGTCAGCACGTCGAGATGATGATGAAGGCGCTCCGGGACGCGGGTCTCGATACTACCCGCATGGGCGCCTACAAGCCCCGGACTTCGCCCTACGAGTTCCAGGGCCACGGCAAGGAGTGCCTCCCCTACGTCTTCGAGCTCGCCGGTAAATACAAGATAAAGGCGATAGCGATGGAGGTCACCCACGAATCCCAGCTGGAGGAGATAAGGGATGCTCTTCGC from bacterium encodes:
- a CDS encoding DUF3795 domain-containing protein — its product is MAQDKKPKEEYVVAFCGLLCSLCRKYKDKKCPGCAENEKASWCKVRLCCLGNGYKTCAECEKFADPRECRDFDNFIARAFGMLFNSDRAECIRQIKRIGLKEHAKKLTESGNMTIPRR